A single window of Nocardia sp. NBC_01327 DNA harbors:
- the dnaN gene encoding DNA polymerase III subunit beta — protein MELASMKFRVAREDFAESVAWVARSLPSRPPVPVLGGVLLVADEDGLTVSGFDYEVSAQMRVAAEVAGPGQVLVSGRLLADITKSLPNKPVDVSVDGTRVLIACGSAKFSLPTMPVEDYPQLPELPPQTGELTVDLFSEAVGQVAVAAGRDDTLPMLTGIRVEIEGPKVVLAATDRFRLAVRELEWNPGRADVETAVLVPARTLSEAGKTLGSSDKPVQLAFGTGSDGLLGIVNGGRRTTTRLLDAEFPKFRQLLPKEHTSIATLSVSQLVEAIKRVALVAERGAQVRMEFSEEGLLLSAGGDDAGRAEEWLEADFRGESLTIAFNPGYLVDGLGALRTDKVTFGFTTPSRPAVFVPTPEEDPAQLDSGAFAALASNYIYLLMPVRLPG, from the coding sequence ATGGAGCTTGCAAGCATGAAGTTTCGGGTCGCTCGCGAGGACTTCGCCGAATCCGTAGCTTGGGTGGCCCGCAGCCTGCCGTCGCGGCCTCCGGTGCCTGTGCTCGGCGGTGTGCTCCTCGTGGCCGATGAAGATGGTCTTACCGTGTCCGGCTTCGACTACGAGGTCTCCGCGCAGATGCGGGTGGCCGCCGAGGTCGCCGGACCGGGGCAGGTGCTGGTCTCGGGCCGTCTCCTGGCCGATATCACGAAGTCACTTCCGAACAAGCCGGTCGATGTGTCGGTGGACGGCACCCGTGTGCTGATCGCCTGCGGCAGTGCGAAGTTCTCGCTGCCGACCATGCCGGTCGAGGATTATCCCCAGCTTCCCGAACTTCCTCCCCAGACCGGTGAGCTCACCGTGGATCTGTTCTCCGAGGCCGTCGGTCAGGTCGCCGTCGCCGCGGGTCGCGATGACACGCTGCCCATGCTCACCGGCATCCGGGTCGAGATCGAGGGTCCGAAGGTGGTGCTCGCCGCCACCGACCGCTTCCGGCTGGCCGTGCGCGAGCTGGAGTGGAATCCGGGTCGCGCCGATGTGGAGACCGCGGTGCTGGTCCCGGCCCGCACGCTGTCCGAGGCCGGTAAGACGCTCGGTTCGTCCGATAAGCCGGTGCAGCTGGCGTTCGGTACCGGTTCCGATGGCCTGCTGGGCATTGTGAACGGCGGCCGTCGCACCACCACGCGCCTGCTCGATGCCGAATTCCCCAAGTTCCGTCAGTTGCTCCCCAAGGAGCACACCTCCATCGCGACGCTCTCGGTGAGCCAGCTGGTCGAGGCCATCAAGCGTGTGGCCCTGGTGGCCGAGCGCGGCGCCCAGGTGCGGATGGAGTTCTCCGAGGAGGGCCTGCTGCTCTCCGCCGGCGGTGACGATGCCGGTCGCGCCGAGGAGTGGCTGGAGGCCGACTTCCGCGGTGAATCGCTGACCATTGCCTTCAACCCGGGCTACCTGGTGGACGGCCTGGGCGCGCTGCGCACCGATAAGGTGACCTTCGGTTTCACCACCCCCAGCCGTCCGGCCGTCTTCGTGCCGACGCCGGAGGAGGATCCGGCGCAGCTGGATTCGGGTGCGTTCGCGGCACTGGCCAGCAATTACATCTACCTGTTGATGCCGGTGCGGCTGCCGGGCTGA
- the recF gene encoding DNA replication/repair protein RecF (All proteins in this family for which functions are known are DNA-binding proteins that assist the filamentation of RecA onto DNA for the initiation of recombination or recombinational repair.), with the protein MYVRTLSLRDFRSWEAAELELPPGRTVFLGANGNGKTNLIEAVGYLSTLGSHRVSADAPLIRLGAQRARIGATVVNTGRELRVDMELNQGSANRAQINRSPVRRSREILGILQTVLFAPEDLALVRGDPSERRRFLDELATAQLPRMAGVRADYDKVLRQRSALLKTAGRQARSGSRGTDLSTLDVWDGHLAAHGAVLLAHRLQLVHELYPHLAQAYGSIAPESRPASIAYRSGYLPVEFQDPARTPEPGDDEALEAILLRELANARQKELERGVCLVGPHRDDLELMLGSAPAKGFSSHGESWSFALALRLGAFELLRTAGTDPVLILDDVFAELDRRRRAALAAVAAGAEQVLITAAVPEDVPAELAATPLRVETTGEADQRVSRIVE; encoded by the coding sequence ATGTACGTGCGCACCCTGTCGCTGCGCGATTTCCGGTCCTGGGAGGCCGCCGAGCTCGAATTGCCACCGGGCCGAACGGTATTCCTGGGCGCCAACGGCAACGGCAAGACGAACCTGATCGAGGCCGTCGGCTATCTGTCCACACTCGGTTCACACCGAGTGTCGGCCGATGCCCCGCTCATCCGCCTGGGTGCGCAGCGCGCCCGGATCGGTGCGACCGTGGTGAATACCGGTCGTGAGTTGCGGGTGGATATGGAGCTCAATCAGGGCTCCGCGAATCGGGCGCAGATCAATCGTTCGCCGGTGCGGCGGTCGCGCGAGATCCTGGGGATTCTGCAAACGGTGTTGTTCGCGCCGGAGGATCTGGCGCTGGTGCGCGGCGACCCGTCCGAGCGCCGTCGTTTCCTGGACGAGCTGGCCACGGCGCAATTGCCGCGGATGGCCGGGGTGCGCGCGGATTACGACAAGGTGCTGCGGCAGCGTTCGGCCCTGTTGAAAACCGCTGGGCGGCAGGCGCGTTCCGGGTCGCGCGGTACGGATCTGAGCACCCTCGACGTGTGGGACGGACATCTCGCGGCGCACGGCGCGGTGCTGCTGGCGCATCGGCTGCAACTGGTGCACGAACTTTATCCACATCTTGCACAGGCCTATGGATCGATTGCGCCGGAGTCGCGACCTGCGTCGATCGCATACCGAAGTGGTTATCTGCCTGTGGAATTCCAGGATCCCGCGCGGACGCCGGAGCCCGGGGACGATGAGGCGCTCGAGGCGATCCTGCTGCGCGAGTTGGCGAATGCGCGCCAGAAGGAGTTGGAGCGCGGGGTGTGCCTGGTCGGCCCGCACCGTGACGATCTGGAGCTGATGCTCGGTTCCGCGCCCGCGAAGGGTTTCTCCAGTCATGGCGAATCCTGGTCGTTCGCACTGGCTTTGCGTCTCGGCGCGTTCGAGCTGCTGCGTACCGCGGGCACCGATCCGGTGCTGATTCTCGATGACGTGTTCGCCGAACTGGATCGCCGCCGCCGCGCCGCACTGGCCGCGGTGGCCGCCGGGGCGGAGCAGGTATTGATCACGGCCGCGGTGCCGGAGGATGTGCCGGCGGAGCTGGCGGCGACGCCGCTGCGGGTGGAGACCACCGGGGAAGCCGATCAGCGGGTGTCGCGAATCGTGGAGTAG
- a CDS encoding DUF721 family protein, giving the protein MAEQSPAADPHRPAAAAGTPAAAGPESELRGVDLARRALEEARAAARAAGKSVGQGRASPRTGGVRALRGRRRGWSGSGPDERDPQLLGALTGKLAKGRGWSGKVAEGMVFGQWAKVVGEDIASHAQPVSLENNVLSIQAESTAWATQLRMFQSQILAKIAAAVGHGIVTQLRINGPTAPSWRKGERHVKGRGPRDTYG; this is encoded by the coding sequence ATGGCCGAGCAGTCGCCAGCCGCCGATCCGCACCGCCCGGCCGCCGCCGCGGGTACGCCGGCCGCCGCCGGTCCCGAATCCGAGCTGCGCGGTGTGGATCTGGCCCGCCGGGCGCTGGAGGAGGCCCGTGCCGCGGCCCGGGCCGCCGGTAAATCGGTGGGCCAGGGCCGGGCGTCGCCGCGGACCGGCGGGGTGCGCGCGCTGCGCGGCCGCCGCCGCGGCTGGTCCGGTTCCGGGCCCGATGAACGTGATCCGCAATTGCTCGGCGCACTGACCGGCAAGCTGGCCAAGGGGCGCGGCTGGTCCGGCAAGGTCGCCGAGGGCATGGTGTTCGGCCAGTGGGCGAAGGTGGTGGGGGAGGACATCGCCTCCCATGCGCAGCCGGTTTCGCTGGAGAACAATGTGCTGAGCATCCAGGCGGAGTCGACCGCGTGGGCGACGCAGCTGCGAATGTTCCAGTCGCAGATTCTGGCCAAGATCGCCGCCGCGGTGGGCCACGGGATCGTCACGCAGCTGCGCATCAACGGCCCGACCGCACCCAGTTGGCGCAAGGGCGAGCGTCACGTGAAGGGACGCGGCCCGCGCGATACGTACGGGTAA
- the gyrB gene encoding DNA topoisomerase (ATP-hydrolyzing) subunit B — protein MDSNADGSTKPKSGTYGADSITVLEGLEAVRKRPGMYIGSTGERGLHHLIWEVVDNSVDEAMAGHATRVDVTMLADGGVEVVDDGRGIPVAMHAQGVPTIEVVMTQLHAGGKFDSDSYAISGGLHGVGISVVNALSTRLEADIDVDGYHWTQEYKDSKPGKLVQGEATRRTGTTIRFWADPNIFETTVYNFETVARRLQEMAFLNKGLTITLTDQRVAESDITDDVVSDTAEAPKHLDENAPVATPKVKTRTYHYPGGLEDYVKHINRTKTPIHNSIVAFTGKGTGHELEVAMQWNSGYSESVHTFANTINTHEGGTHEEGFRSALTTVVNKYAKDKKLLKEKDDNLTGDDIREGLAAIVSVKVSEPQFEGQTKTKLGNTEVKSFVQRACNEHLAHWFEANPADAKTIVTKAVSSAQARVAARKARELVRRKSATDLGGLPGKLADCRSKDPVKSEIYIVEGDSAGGSAKSGRDSMYQAILPLRGKIINVEKSRIDKVLKNNEVQAIITAFGTGIHDEFDIAKLRYHKIVLMADADVDGQHISTLLLTLLFRFMRPLVEQGHVYLAQPPLYKLKWQRTEPEFAYSDRERDGLLEAGLAAGKRINKDDGIQRYKGLGEMNPKELWETTMDPSVRVLRLVTLDDAAAADELFSILMGEDVEARRSFITRNAKDVRFLDV, from the coding sequence ATGGACTCCAACGCAGACGGCTCGACCAAACCTAAGTCGGGCACATACGGTGCCGACTCCATCACCGTCCTCGAGGGCCTCGAAGCCGTTCGTAAACGGCCGGGTATGTACATCGGCTCCACGGGTGAGCGCGGTCTGCACCACCTGATCTGGGAGGTCGTCGACAACTCGGTCGACGAGGCGATGGCGGGTCACGCCACGCGCGTCGATGTCACCATGCTGGCCGACGGCGGTGTCGAGGTCGTGGACGACGGCCGCGGTATTCCGGTCGCCATGCATGCGCAGGGCGTGCCCACCATCGAGGTGGTCATGACCCAGCTGCACGCCGGCGGCAAGTTCGACTCCGACTCCTATGCGATCTCCGGTGGTCTGCACGGCGTCGGCATCTCGGTGGTGAACGCCCTCTCGACCCGCTTGGAAGCGGATATCGATGTCGACGGCTACCACTGGACCCAGGAGTACAAGGATTCCAAGCCGGGCAAGCTGGTGCAGGGGGAGGCCACCAGGCGCACCGGTACCACCATCCGGTTCTGGGCCGATCCGAATATCTTCGAGACCACCGTCTACAACTTCGAGACGGTCGCGCGCCGGCTGCAGGAGATGGCGTTCCTGAACAAGGGACTGACCATCACCCTCACCGATCAGCGGGTGGCCGAGAGCGATATCACCGACGATGTGGTGAGCGATACCGCCGAGGCGCCCAAGCATCTCGACGAGAACGCCCCGGTCGCGACGCCGAAGGTGAAGACGCGGACCTACCACTACCCCGGTGGGCTCGAGGATTACGTCAAGCACATCAACCGCACCAAGACGCCGATCCACAATTCGATCGTGGCGTTCACGGGCAAGGGCACCGGCCACGAGCTCGAGGTCGCGATGCAGTGGAACTCGGGCTACTCCGAGTCCGTGCACACCTTCGCCAACACCATCAATACGCATGAGGGCGGCACGCACGAAGAGGGCTTCCGCTCGGCGCTCACCACGGTGGTGAACAAGTACGCGAAGGATAAGAAGCTTCTCAAGGAGAAGGACGACAACCTCACCGGTGACGATATCCGTGAGGGTTTGGCCGCCATCGTCTCCGTGAAGGTCTCCGAGCCGCAGTTCGAGGGCCAGACCAAGACCAAGCTCGGCAATACCGAGGTGAAGTCGTTCGTGCAGCGCGCCTGCAACGAGCACCTGGCGCACTGGTTCGAGGCCAATCCGGCCGATGCGAAGACGATTGTCACCAAGGCGGTTTCGTCGGCGCAGGCGCGGGTCGCGGCGCGGAAGGCGCGAGAGCTGGTGCGGCGCAAGTCCGCCACCGATCTGGGCGGTCTGCCCGGCAAGCTGGCCGACTGCCGCTCCAAGGATCCGGTGAAGTCCGAGATCTACATCGTGGAGGGCGACTCCGCCGGTGGTTCGGCGAAGTCCGGTCGTGACTCGATGTACCAGGCGATTCTGCCGCTGCGCGGCAAGATCATCAATGTCGAGAAGTCGCGTATCGACAAGGTGCTCAAGAACAACGAGGTCCAGGCGATCATCACCGCCTTCGGCACCGGCATCCACGACGAGTTCGATATCGCCAAGCTGCGCTATCACAAGATCGTGCTGATGGCCGACGCCGACGTGGACGGCCAGCACATCTCGACGCTGCTGCTCACGCTGCTGTTCCGCTTCATGCGGCCGCTGGTCGAGCAGGGTCACGTGTATCTGGCGCAGCCGCCGCTGTACAAGCTCAAGTGGCAGCGCACCGAGCCGGAGTTCGCGTACTCCGACCGCGAGCGCGACGGTCTGCTCGAGGCCGGCCTCGCGGCGGGCAAGCGGATCAACAAGGACGACGGCATCCAGCGCTACAAAGGTCTGGGCGAGATGAACCCGAAGGAGCTGTGGGAGACCACGATGGATCCTTCGGTGCGCGTGCTGCGCCTCGTCACGCTCGACGATGCCGCCGCTGCCGACGAGCTGTTCTCCATCCTCATGGGTGAGGACGTGGAAGCCCGGCGCAGCTTCATCACTCGCAATGCCAAGGACGTTCGGTTCCTCGACGTTTAG
- the gyrA gene encoding DNA gyrase subunit A, protein MTETSLPPSGGDRIEPVDIQQEMQNSYIDYAMSVIVGRALPEVRDGMKPVHRRILYAMYDNGYRPDRSYVKSARPVADTMGNYHPHGDTAIYDTLVRMAQPWSLRYPLVDGQGNFGSRGNDGAAAMRYTECRLTPLAMEMLREIDHETVDFTPNYDGKTQEPVVLPARVPALLMNGSNGIAVGMATNIPPHNLTELSEAIFWALDNHLADEEATLEACIERVKGPDFPTYGLIVGTSGINDAYRTGRGSIKMRGVVEIEEDARGRTTIVITELPYQVNTDNFINAIAEQVKDGKIAGVSDIHDESSDRVGMRIVVTVKRDAIAKVVLNNLYKHTQLQTSFGANMLSIVDGVPRTLRLDQMIRLYVNHQLEVIVRRTKYLLRKAEERAHILRGLVKALDQLDAVIALIRRSADTDTARTGLMQLLEIDEIQATAILDMQLRRLSALERQKLVDELAKIELEIADLKDILEKPERQRAIVRDELTEIVDKYGDDRRTKIIASDGDVTDEDLIAREDVVVTITETGYAKRTKTDLYRSQKRGGKGVQGAGLKQDDLVRHFFITSTHDWLLFFTNKGRVYRAKAYELPEASRTARGQHVANLLAFQPDEKIAQVIQLTTYEDAPHLVLATRNGLVKKSRLTDFDSNRTGGIVAVNLRDGDELVGAALCSADDDLLLVSAHGQSIRFSANDEVLRPMGRATSGVQGMRFNQADELLSLNVVREGDQNYLLVATAGGYSKRTAIEEYTAQGRGGKGVLTIQYDEKRGSLVGALIVDDEDELYAITSGGGVIRTVAKQVRKAGRQTKGVRLMNLGEGDTLLAIARNADEPDQVVEDDTSGSAKQ, encoded by the coding sequence ATGACTGAGACTTCGCTTCCGCCCTCGGGTGGCGACCGCATCGAGCCGGTCGATATCCAGCAGGAGATGCAGAACTCCTACATCGACTACGCCATGAGCGTGATCGTCGGGCGCGCGCTGCCCGAGGTGCGCGACGGTATGAAGCCGGTGCACCGCCGGATCCTGTACGCGATGTACGACAACGGCTACCGCCCCGATCGCAGCTATGTGAAGTCCGCGCGCCCGGTCGCCGACACCATGGGTAACTACCACCCGCACGGTGATACGGCCATCTACGACACCCTGGTGCGCATGGCGCAGCCGTGGTCGCTGCGCTATCCGCTGGTGGACGGTCAGGGCAACTTCGGTTCGCGCGGCAACGACGGCGCGGCCGCCATGCGCTACACGGAGTGCCGCCTGACTCCGCTGGCCATGGAGATGCTGCGCGAGATCGACCACGAGACGGTCGATTTCACCCCGAACTACGACGGTAAGACGCAGGAGCCGGTGGTGCTCCCGGCGCGCGTGCCGGCGCTGCTGATGAACGGCTCCAACGGTATTGCCGTCGGTATGGCGACCAATATCCCGCCGCACAATCTGACCGAGCTGTCCGAGGCCATCTTCTGGGCGCTGGACAATCACCTCGCGGACGAGGAAGCCACTCTCGAGGCGTGCATCGAGCGGGTGAAGGGTCCGGACTTCCCGACCTACGGCCTGATCGTCGGCACCTCGGGCATCAATGACGCGTACCGCACCGGTCGCGGCTCGATCAAGATGCGCGGTGTGGTCGAGATCGAGGAGGACGCCCGCGGGCGTACCACGATCGTCATCACCGAACTGCCGTACCAGGTCAATACCGACAATTTCATCAATGCCATCGCCGAGCAGGTGAAGGACGGCAAGATCGCGGGTGTCTCCGACATCCACGACGAGTCCTCGGACCGTGTCGGCATGCGCATCGTGGTCACCGTCAAGCGTGACGCGATCGCGAAGGTGGTGCTGAACAACCTCTACAAGCACACCCAGCTGCAGACCTCGTTCGGCGCGAACATGCTCTCGATCGTGGACGGGGTGCCGCGCACGCTGCGCCTGGATCAGATGATCCGGCTGTATGTGAACCACCAGTTGGAAGTCATCGTCCGGCGCACCAAGTACCTGCTGCGCAAGGCCGAGGAGCGGGCCCACATCCTGCGCGGCCTGGTCAAGGCGCTCGATCAGCTGGACGCCGTGATCGCCCTGATCCGCCGTTCGGCCGATACCGACACCGCGCGCACCGGTTTGATGCAGTTGCTGGAGATCGACGAGATCCAGGCGACCGCCATCCTGGATATGCAGCTGCGCCGCCTGTCCGCCCTGGAGCGTCAGAAGCTCGTCGACGAATTGGCGAAGATCGAGCTCGAGATCGCCGATCTCAAGGACATTCTGGAGAAGCCGGAGCGCCAGCGCGCCATCGTGCGCGACGAGCTGACCGAGATCGTCGACAAGTACGGCGACGACCGGCGCACCAAGATCATCGCCTCCGACGGCGACGTGACGGACGAGGACCTGATCGCCCGCGAGGACGTGGTCGTCACCATCACCGAGACCGGCTATGCCAAGCGCACCAAGACCGACCTCTACCGCTCGCAGAAGCGCGGCGGCAAGGGCGTGCAGGGCGCGGGCCTCAAGCAGGACGATCTGGTCCGGCACTTCTTCATCACCTCCACGCACGACTGGCTGCTGTTCTTCACGAACAAGGGCCGGGTCTACCGCGCCAAGGCGTACGAGCTGCCCGAGGCCAGCCGCACCGCCCGCGGTCAGCACGTGGCGAACCTGCTGGCCTTCCAGCCGGACGAGAAGATCGCCCAGGTCATTCAGCTGACCACCTACGAGGACGCCCCGCATCTGGTGCTGGCGACCCGCAACGGCCTGGTCAAGAAGTCCCGTCTGACCGACTTCGACTCCAACCGCACCGGCGGCATCGTCGCGGTCAATCTTCGCGATGGTGACGAATTGGTCGGCGCGGCACTGTGTTCGGCCGATGACGATCTGCTGCTGGTGTCGGCGCACGGCCAGTCGATCCGCTTCTCCGCCAATGACGAGGTGCTGCGCCCGATGGGCCGCGCCACCTCCGGCGTGCAGGGCATGCGGTTCAATCAGGCCGATGAACTGTTGTCGCTCAACGTGGTTCGCGAGGGCGACCAGAACTACCTGCTTGTCGCGACGGCCGGTGGGTACTCCAAGCGCACGGCGATCGAGGAGTACACCGCGCAGGGTCGTGGTGGAAAGGGCGTATTGACCATTCAATACGACGAGAAACGTGGCAGTCTGGTCGGTGCGCTCATCGTCGACGACGAGGATGAGCTGTACGCCATTACATCCGGCGGCGGTGTTATCCGGACTGTGGCCAAGCAGGTTCGCAAGGCTGGACGCCAGACCAAGGGTGTGCGATTGATGAACCTCGGCGAGGGCGATACCTTGCTTGCGATCGCGCGTAACGCGGACGAGCCCGACCAGGTTGTCGAAGATGACACCAGCGGTTCGGCGAAGCAGTAG
- a CDS encoding DUF3566 domain-containing protein: MPQSNEMPDNSGDFAPDNSGRMSDPTEVTAPEGVDGQSGGSPYQDGGWSQLPQREPQSNLYRPGQAPTTGRPGSAGLNAGVSNARTTADLAAKAARKEAAMVKSVGIDGPTRSIARPELVKDLPDLSEMRHPLPPPEPIPPSGPVSPSAPAAVAAAAATGEPLRATVQVRHIDPWSTLKVSLVISVALFFVWMLAVGLLYLVLEGMGVWGRLNSTFTDMVSDSSSSGLIDAGTVFGYASVIGLINVVLLTALSTVGVFVYNQCTDLVGGIQVTLSDPD; the protein is encoded by the coding sequence GTGCCGCAATCCAATGAGATGCCGGACAACTCCGGCGATTTCGCGCCGGACAACTCCGGCCGAATGAGCGATCCGACGGAGGTGACCGCCCCCGAAGGCGTGGACGGTCAGTCCGGTGGTTCGCCCTATCAGGACGGTGGGTGGTCGCAGCTGCCGCAGCGGGAACCGCAGTCCAACCTGTACCGCCCGGGTCAGGCCCCCACCACCGGCAGGCCCGGCAGTGCGGGTCTGAACGCCGGTGTCTCCAATGCGCGCACCACCGCCGATCTGGCGGCCAAGGCGGCACGCAAGGAGGCCGCCATGGTGAAGTCCGTCGGCATCGACGGACCCACCCGTAGCATCGCCCGTCCGGAACTGGTGAAGGATCTGCCGGATCTGTCGGAGATGCGGCATCCGCTGCCCCCGCCGGAGCCGATTCCGCCGTCCGGTCCGGTATCGCCGTCCGCTCCGGCGGCGGTCGCTGCCGCCGCCGCGACCGGGGAGCCGCTGCGGGCCACCGTGCAGGTGCGCCATATCGACCCGTGGTCCACCTTGAAGGTGTCGCTGGTCATCAGCGTCGCGCTGTTCTTCGTGTGGATGCTGGCGGTCGGCCTGCTGTACCTGGTGCTCGAGGGCATGGGTGTGTGGGGCCGGCTCAACAGCACCTTCACCGACATGGTGTCGGACAGCTCCTCCTCGGGGCTGATCGACGCCGGCACGGTGTTCGGCTACGCGAGTGTCATCGGTCTCATCAATGTGGTGTTGCTGACAGCACTTTCGACGGTCGGCGTGTTCGTCTACAACCAGTGCACCGATCTGGTCGGCGGCATTCAGGTGACCCTGTCCGATCCGGATTAG
- a CDS encoding DLW-39 family protein, with the protein MLKTLLMVGVVAAVIFGISKLRQRSDADLWHEVTTR; encoded by the coding sequence ATGCTGAAAACTCTCCTCATGGTCGGCGTTGTCGCCGCGGTGATCTTCGGAATCAGCAAGCTGCGCCAGCGAAGCGATGCGGACCTGTGGCACGAGGTCACCACTCGCTGA
- a CDS encoding adenylate/guanylate cyclase domain-containing protein, which translates to MASPEISKLVQSVVEPFLLNGQRKYNRREVTALTKVPSSLTRRLWVSLGFPADPDDSAVEYTDADIDAAKIFSKLNVLASADIHRQTTAARTLGRSMARLAEWQVDLVTEEILDRIAKNTAEDPAADHEQVARAATEEVVAELEALMSYAWRRHLDAALSRSLEEGAVAGDTMRVLAVGFADMVGYTRLTRHLDPEELSSLLEAFETATSNAITAHGGWVIKNVGDEVMFAANTAKDGARIALAIQEAATASHGVTQELRVGLAYGDVLQRFGDLYGSVVNVAARLTGVARPGTVLIDDSAAQSIVGDPQFDLRHLRTVRVKGINRLHGHVLRRNEIRPLV; encoded by the coding sequence ATGGCTTCCCCGGAGATCTCCAAGCTGGTCCAATCGGTGGTGGAGCCGTTCCTGCTGAACGGGCAGCGCAAATACAATCGGCGCGAAGTCACCGCGCTCACCAAGGTGCCCTCCTCGCTGACGCGGCGCCTGTGGGTTTCTCTCGGATTTCCGGCCGATCCGGACGATTCGGCCGTCGAGTACACCGATGCCGATATCGATGCGGCCAAAATCTTCAGCAAGCTGAATGTGCTTGCCTCCGCGGATATTCACCGGCAGACGACCGCCGCGCGCACCCTGGGCCGCTCCATGGCCCGGCTGGCCGAATGGCAGGTCGATCTGGTGACCGAGGAGATCCTCGATCGCATTGCCAAGAACACCGCCGAGGATCCGGCGGCCGATCACGAACAGGTGGCGCGCGCCGCGACCGAAGAGGTGGTGGCCGAGCTCGAGGCGCTCATGTCCTATGCGTGGCGGCGGCACCTGGACGCGGCCCTGTCGCGGTCGCTGGAGGAGGGCGCGGTCGCGGGGGACACCATGCGGGTGCTGGCGGTCGGCTTCGCCGATATGGTCGGCTACACCCGCCTGACCCGGCACCTGGATCCCGAGGAGCTCTCCTCGCTGCTGGAGGCGTTCGAGACGGCCACCAGCAATGCCATTACGGCGCACGGTGGTTGGGTCATCAAGAACGTCGGCGATGAAGTCATGTTCGCGGCCAATACCGCGAAGGACGGCGCCCGCATCGCCCTGGCCATCCAGGAGGCCGCCACCGCCTCACACGGCGTCACCCAGGAGCTCCGGGTCGGCCTGGCCTACGGCGACGTCCTGCAGCGCTTCGGCGACCTCTACGGCTCGGTCGTGAATGTTGCGGCCCGCCTTACAGGTGTGGCCCGCCCGGGCACCGTACTCATCGATGACAGTGCGGCACAGTCGATTGTCGGCGACCCGCAATTCGATCTGCGCCACCTGCGCACGGTCCGAGTGAAGGGCATCAACCGCCTCCACGGGCATGTCTTGCGCCGCAATGAGATTCGTCCACTGGTCTGA
- a CDS encoding ATP-binding cassette domain-containing protein has protein sequence MPDAIVAEGLVKKYGKLVALDGLDLVVPEGTVTALLGPNGAGKTTTVRVLTTLLVPDAGRATVAGVDVLREPQRLRARIGASGQYAAVDEYLTGFENLEMVGRLYHMGVQRSKERARELLDRFRLSDAADRPVKGYSGGMRRRLDLAGALVANPPVLFLDEPTTGLDPRARLDLWDVIDELVAGGTTLLLTTQYMEEADRLADSIAVIDHGKVIAEGTSDELKALVGGDRIELVVDHADNLGIAQRALEGLAQGEIRLEPSMRRIIVPVNDGSQALVDAIGLLSKHEVVIHDVGLRRPSLDDVFLSLTGHEADDLINGAKSAEPTAGGAR, from the coding sequence ATGCCCGACGCAATAGTCGCCGAGGGTCTGGTCAAGAAATACGGCAAACTGGTCGCACTTGACGGACTCGATCTCGTGGTGCCGGAAGGCACCGTCACCGCGCTGCTCGGTCCCAACGGCGCGGGCAAGACCACCACCGTGCGCGTACTCACTACTCTGCTGGTGCCCGACGCCGGGCGGGCAACCGTTGCGGGCGTGGATGTTCTGCGGGAACCGCAGCGGTTGCGTGCGCGCATCGGCGCGTCCGGTCAGTACGCGGCCGTGGACGAATACCTCACGGGCTTCGAGAATCTCGAGATGGTCGGCCGTCTCTATCACATGGGCGTGCAGCGCAGTAAGGAGCGAGCGCGGGAGCTGCTGGACCGCTTCCGGCTCAGCGATGCCGCCGATCGTCCGGTGAAGGGGTATTCGGGCGGTATGCGTAGACGGCTCGATCTGGCGGGCGCGCTGGTGGCCAATCCGCCGGTGCTGTTCCTGGACGAACCGACCACCGGCCTGGATCCCCGTGCGCGCCTGGATCTCTGGGATGTCATCGACGAACTGGTCGCCGGCGGCACCACGCTCCTGCTGACCACCCAGTACATGGAGGAGGCGGACAGACTGGCCGATTCCATCGCGGTCATCGACCACGGCAAGGTCATTGCCGAGGGCACCTCCGATGAGCTGAAGGCGCTCGTGGGTGGTGATCGCATCGAGCTTGTTGTCGACCATGCGGACAATCTGGGCATCGCCCAGCGCGCGCTGGAAGGCTTGGCGCAGGGCGAGATTCGGCTCGAGCCCAGTATGCGGCGCATTATCGTGCCGGTGAACGACGGCTCGCAGGCGCTGGTGGATGCCATCGGTCTGCTCTCGAAACATGAAGTGGTCATTCATGATGTCGGGTTACGCAGGCCCTCGCTGGACGATGTGTTCCTGTCGCTGACGGGGCACGAGGCCGACGATCTGATCAATGGCGCCAAGTCCGCCGAGCCGACCGCGGGCGGTGCCCGATGA